The Phaseolus vulgaris cultivar G19833 chromosome 10, P. vulgaris v2.0, whole genome shotgun sequence DNA window CCAGGGGcaagtgactagaggctggggcgcataGGTTGGTACCCAAGTAGTCACCcgttgcgccagatgcactccaaggaaggAAGGCTTACAcgctgggatttccctaagttgggttacagcgctgtaaggccttccacgtgtcAGTTGCGGTTAAGTCGGGAAGGCCACGTGGCAGTGAGCACTGAAGCATCAGGGTATATAAGCTTCCTTGAAAGCTTAAGTGAGGTACGCTTTATCAGTTGCACGTTTTTACTCACTGAACACACTCTGGTTATTTGCTCGCTTATTCATTCTGCGCACAAGTGATTagagagagaagagaggaaaGTTAGTTACGAGTTagttaccaccttcagagcattcagttacggtgctccgatacggaggtggtTGGCGTTCttgcttgctgacttgatcgtcagagtggaAACGACCGCGACGGCGCCCCTTTGCTCTTCCTTGTTTCAGGTATTCACAGCGGAGGTTGATGAAGATCTGAGTCAGTGACGAAGGTGTCCCTGATCGCGAGTTAAAGTCACACACCAAGATCTCATCGGTCAACCGGCATGAACTTTTGGCAcgcaccgtggggcacgatttaaaacatcagctCCCACCGCAAGTGTTGGAGGTTTTCAGTCACAGTTCTCAAAGATTGGTTTCCTAAAATCGTCCAAGATCCACAGTTCATCGTGAAAGTTCAGTTCAGTTCACTATTTGTTCGTGGTAGTTTGAGGTTTGCTGAAGATACGTTGTTGCTCGTAGTTTCTACCGTTCGTCTTCTGATTGGATTCAGCTTTTCGCCGATTTCCCCGATCATTTTCGATCCCGTTCGTTTCCACCGGAGAAGTTTTTAGAACCGCCGTAACAGTTAGAGGAGTTTCAAGAAATTGCTAAAGATGAGGACCGGGCAAAGTTCAACGCGTGCTGAGAGTGGGGACatgaccatgcagcaggtcatggacaTAATGCAAGGCTTGCAGGAGGCGATGGCGGCTTCGAAGGTtgagcaggaacgcatgcagttGGATCTCGCGGCGTCTTAGGCGAGAAATGAAGAGTTATGCTGCACGCACGAGGAGTTGCGCCGCGGGTTGCGTAACAACTCAGGGCTGCGTGAGGGGGATGAGCGTGAGTGTTTCactccaccaagggagttttctaCGCCGTTCTCGCAGTCGATCCCAGAAGCGGCAATCCCTAGCTCGTTTGTAGGGCCTAAGGTGACTTTCACAGGGATGGAAgatcctgaagcacatctcactgtgttccacacgcagatgatgttggtaggcggctccgacgccGTAAGGTGCatgctcttcatgagcactctgactgggatggctatggacttgTTCATCAGCCTTCTAgatggccatatcacctccttcgTCCAGTTATCACAGCTGTTTAGGGAGCAATACCTAGCCAACAGGGCTCCACCACCAGTTTcgtacgacctgttcgacgtcaAGCAGTACCAGGGCGAAACTTTGAAGGAGTACATCAATCGCTTTGGGGCccaggtggtgaaggttggcaccacaGAAGAGCCCATGATCGTCTACACATTCAGAAAGGGGGTGTGCCCTGGGCCTTTCTGCGAGTCCATCATTCGCAATCGCCCCCGAACTTTTGCTGAGATAAGGCGACGCGCTATGGAGCACATCGCCACTGAGGGcgaggtgtgtgagaagcgcacAAGTGTTGCACCCGCGCGCCCAAGAGCACCGTCACGTGCGCAACCTGCCAGGGTCTACGAGGCGACGATGGGAAGGAAGAGCCAGGAGAGGAGACGCCCATACAAGGCGAGGAGGCCCCAAGCTAGGGGTCGAGCAGAGGGTAACAGGGCAGCGAGGGAAGGAAATAGGCCACTGAGGCACAACTTCGTAATAGAATTGAAGGATCTCATTGTTGTGCCTAATATTGTAGATAGGCTGAGGCCACCAGTGAAGACAGATAAAGTGCTGGGTCCGCACAAAGACtcgtggtgcgagttccatGAGGCATTCGGACACCACATCAACAACTGCTTGGCGTTGGGCCATCAGCTAGATGAActggtgaagaatggtttcctgaAAGATTACCTGGCAGGGTCTGCTGCGGCCGCGGCCTTGACGGTGCCAGAGGAAGAACAGGCACACGAAATGCCAATCCATGGAGAAGTACACACCATCTCTGGTGGCTTCTCAGGAGGAGGGCCCACTGCCTCTCAGCgcaagaggtatgcgaggtTAGTGAATTCAGTTGCTGGAGAGGGTTCGGATGACCCGTGGGAGACAGGCCTGGTGTTCACGAGGACTGATCTGCGTGATGTCgtcccacatgacaatgaccccgtggtcatttcagttgtcacagctgggagaaaggtgcatagagtcctcgtcgaccagggcagttcagcaaatgtcatgttctggtcgaccttcaacaagctgcag harbors:
- the LOC137814498 gene encoding uncharacterized protein, which codes for MEDPEAHLTVFHTQMMLVGGSDAVRCMLFMSTLTGMAMDLFISLLDGHITSFVQLSQLFREQYLANRAPPPVSYDLFDVKQYQGETLKEYINRFGAQVVKVGTTEEPMIVYTFRKGVCPGPFCESIIRNRPRTFAEIRRRAMEHIATEGEVCEKRTSVAPARPRAPSRAQPARVYEATMGRKSQERRRPYKARRPQARGRAEGNRAAREGNRPLRHNFVIELKDLIVVPNIVDRLRPPVKTDKVLGPHKDSWCEFHEAFGHHINNCLALGHQLDELVKNGFLKDYLAGSAAAAALTVPEEEQAHEMPIHGEVHTISGGFSGGGPTASQRKRYARLVNSVAGEGSDDPWETGLVFTRTDLRDVVPHDNDPVVISVVTAGRKVHRVLVDQGSSANVMFWSTFNKLQLPPDLLRPYTGCLYGFAGD